A genomic stretch from Pochonia chlamydosporia 170 chromosome 4, whole genome shotgun sequence includes:
- a CDS encoding Fes/CIP4 domain-containing protein (similar to Cordyceps militaris CM01 XP_006673963.1), protein MEDMARSEYPAMLANLQPSQAVQALNDRVKRINKVNLEIADWLQERRRIEEQYVLGLRRLAQSRAPNSQSELGVFQVPWTRIVDAVERIAQSHHLFAERLESDVEQPLRVYQQRRDYQNMHNISSNLTMMARDLEGAQDKSDKLNKKGTKASTQKVDEASAKLESASQQWESQAPFIFESLQAVDETRVNHLRDVLTQYQTHEADQAQRVQDIAAQTLAVVLEINTEKEIKDFAASTTAGKPPAPTRTSTRRSSMAGRQPSFEQPPPVPHTETMNSTASTTNPPPTRGSVSQQSQHEDDLSEQPPADQPKESKLRRLGTLFGGRRRQSVHGGFGHLSPGKTGGTTFGRLGSSHGRGVSPRTSSTNLHDSGRLASLAETPDTPTRSTQEESINDASRPHETTNGVHAKEGTESGAVNGTQSSDLFDVVPPPGPPPAQQNEKTTGIAKDEEGFTVRAPMNDPISEAQREAAGEEADQLFNLTIQNKPVDEEDPEAKQAALSNVANTLKLGPATRRTSTIRGRRDVRNTVYVPPPGATQTESSLSAISSSPPMPGSASFTRSPAMNALASESSIAGTSDTQSVRSGHSLGNLIHAKHPDLTGPGLQSSIIETVSATFEDGIVKSANVAGELAFVHNDADISAEKTHETIRINNFPKLERIGPNRIFVQNASLDQPDQFALDLSHLSKTAIAFSYKVFSEASDASSLGKHCPLLLKPAWKPQDDKLGLLLQYQLNPTSELTAPVTLHNVVFVARYDGKATAAQTKPSGTHLKDKHLVYWRLGDVTLTSDMQKIVCRIVGADGVGPTPGHVEARWEYIASGDAVVGSGISVSRLADKGKNKELTEDDPFADAGSATSQTWVDVPVARKLVGGKYEGNWPNGSRPPFSRHLITAFLEKKDNEIDGTTTEASELEPRVTLIETAYPPCAASFRQLSPITISELLLETHHRGRSIFVRILTPPWRDPRPWTSLLAVVEDKAGTAVVLRMSFVPEEDVIPADEYLRPGSVLRLKDPYFKQLENGWYCLDVHHVTDVKWFEETEEGVPSQWRKEPSDEGSESIRRRGNEAVERKASAEASRLYESALKIATTVEEEQIASLNLSLAYLRLGRPERALARACVNDGGRTPTSEKALFRQARSQYEMGTLEMGAFGSCVNTLLSLRRLWPRNRAAGDLQQRALARIQEERTGNYSFLQMYEQAKMTPPLIDCATFSTLVEVDESSRGTFTTRRVAAGELLLCEKAFAYSYADGDDASSQKQILMNTNTSRVVTGGQARLLADIVQKRRHNWDLTCQFQDLDAGADIFWDHKNNSGPEIDSFVVESIISRNAFGCSRTSHDDFHSSNRYEVSSEYSDGEARSFLNCGIWILASHIDHSCIGNCQRSFIGDVQIIRATKDLEAGTELLFPYRQPQLLESYQDVRRSLSKWSSYCTCQLCQLRKSTSSEMLHKRRALHEELVQLSGDWRTVDIARVKLLVEEMKKTYPVIVGSQIRLELWSPYYMLSYNFASRGNLRESFDMMINAFKALGYDIIATLPNTEGTPATFEIKQWGLVNNSVPQAFFMLGSCCNGLCPELCTVVTAYSKLSYRMLVGEGDTAHDFYPSFE, encoded by the exons ATGGAGGACATGGCGAGGTCCGAGTATCCCGCCATGCTG GCCAATCTGCAACCCAGCCAAGCTGTTCAAGCCCTCAACGACCGTGTTAAGCGCATCAACAAGGTTAATCTCGAAATTGCCGACTGGCTCCAG GAACGCCGTCGCATCGAAGAGCAATATGTCCTTGGCCTACGACGGCTCGCACAGAGCAGAGCCCCCAATTCACAATCCGAGCTCGG TGTTTTCCAAGTCCCGTGGACTCGAATTGTTGATGCCGTCGAACGCATTGCCCAGTCACATCACCTGTTTGCCGAAAGACTTGAGAGCGATGTCGAGCAACCACTGCGCGTCTACCAGCAACGGCGAGATTATCAAAATATGCACAATATCTCGAGCAACTTGACAATGATGGCCAGAGATCTGGAAGGTGCTCAAGACAAGTCAGACAAACTCAACAAGAAGGGCACAAAAGCCAGCACCCAAAAGGTTGACGAGGCTTCTGCTAAGTTGGAATCGGCCTCGCAGCAATGGGAATCGCAAGCGCCATTTATTTTCGAGTCACTCCAGGCCGTCGACGAAACTCGTGTCAACCATCTCCGAGATGTACTCACACAGTACCAAACCCACGAGGCGGATCAAGCACAGCGTGTCCAGGATATTGCTGCCCAGACTCTGGCCGTAGTCCTGGAGATAAACACAGAGAAAGAAATCAAAGACTTTGCCGCGAGCACGACTGCCGGCAAGCCGCCAGCCCCAACGAGGACATCGACCCGTCGTTCGTCCATGGCCGGGAGACAGCCTTCTTTCGAACAACCTCCTCCTGTGCCGCATACAGAGACGATGAATTCCACAGCATCAACGAccaatcctcctccaactAGAGGCTCAGTGTCACAGCAATCGCAACATGAGGATGACCTTAGCGAGCAACCCCCGGCGGACCAACCTAAAG AGTCAAAACTTCGTAGACTGGGCACATTGTTTGGAGGCCGACGACGGCAGAGTGTTCACGGTGGCTTTGGGCATCTTTCACCTGGTAAAACTGGTGGCACAACATTTGGCCGACTTGGAAGCAGCCACGGCCGAGGTGTCTCTCCTCGCACTTCATCAACCAACCTGCATGACTCAGGCCGTCTGGCCTCCTTGGCCGAGACTCCGGATACGCCTACGAGATCGACCCAGGAAGAATCCATCAACGATGCCAGCAGACCGCATGAAACGACAAATGGAGTACACGCCAAGGAAGGTACTGAATCAGGCGCCGTCAATGGAACACAGTCCAGTGATTTGTTTGACGTGGTCCCGCCTCCAGGGCCACCCCCTGCTCAGCAAAATGAGAAGACAACTGGGATAGCAAAGGACGAAGAGGGCTTTACTGTCCGCGCACCGATGAACGATCCCATATCTGAAGCTCAGAGAGAAGCCGCTGGCGAGGAGGCCGACCAGCTGTTCAATTTGACTATCCAGAACAAGCCagtcgacgaggaagaccCCGAGGCGAAGCAGGCCGCATTATCAAACGTTGCCAATACCTTGAAGCTTGGACCCGCGACTCGACGAACGAGCACCATACGAGGACGACGAGATGTTAGAAACACCGTATACGTACCGCCTCCTGGGGCAACGCAGACAGAATCATCTTTGTCTGCGATTTCCAGCTCACCACCAATGCCAGGAAGCGCCTCGTTTACAAGGTCTCCTGCTATGAATGCCTTGGCGTCGGAAAGCAGCATTGCTGGCACATCGGACACCCAGTCTGTTCGATCTGGGCATTCGCTAGGCAACTTGATTCATGCCAAGCATCCGGACTTGACTGGCCCTGGTCTGCAAAGCTCTATTATCGAAACAGTCTCGGCTACCTTTGAGGATGGCATTGTCAAGAGTGCCAACGTTGCCGGCGAACTTGCATTTGTTCACAATGACGCAGACATTTCTGCTGAAAAGA CACATGAAACTATTCGAATAAATAATTTCCCTAAACTAGAACGCATTGGACCGAACCGCATTTTTGTTCAAAACGCCTCGCTTGACCAACCAGATCAGTTTGCCCTCGATCTCTCACACCTTTCCAAAACAGCCATCGCATTCTCGTACAAGGTCTTTTCCGAGGCGTCCGACGCATCTAGTCTGGGCAAGCATTGCCCCTTGTTACTAAAGCCGGCGTGGAAACCCCAGGACGACAAGTTGGGGTTGTTGCTACAGTACCAGCTCAACCCAACCAGCGAGTTAACGGCACCAGTCACTTTGCACAATGTCGTCTTTGTGGCCAGGTACGATGGCAAGGCTACTGCTGCCCAAACTAAACCGAGTGGCACGCATCTCAAGGATAAGCACCTCGTGTACTGGAGGCTGGGTGACGTTACCCTGACAAGCGACATGCAAAAGATTGTATGCCGCATCGTTGGAGCTGATGGCGTCGGCCCAACCCCTGGCCATGTAGAAGCACGATGGGAGTACATTGCATCGGGAGATGCAGTTGTCGGCAGTGGCATATCAGTGTCTAGGCTAGcagacaagggcaagaacaaggaatTGACTGAGGATGATCCCTTTGCGGATGCTGGATCAGCaacaagccagacatggGTTGATGTGCCCGTGGCACGGAAACTTGTAGGCGGAAAGTATGAGGGCAA CTGGCCAAACGGTTCACGACCACCCTTCTCCCGACACCTTATCACCGCGTTCCTCGAAAAGAAGGACAATGAAATTGACGGTACCACAACGGAAGCATCGGAGCTCGAGCCTCGCGTGACACTTATTGAGACTGCCTACCCGCCATGTGCTGCATCATTTCGCCAGCTGTCTCCTATTACCATATCCGAGTTGCTCCTCGAAACACATCACCGTGGTAGAAGCATATTTGTTCGAATACTCACACCTCCGTGGCGTGACCCACGACCATGGACAAGCTTGTtggcagttgttgaagataAAGCAGGCACTGCCGTGGTGTTGCGCATGTCTTTTGTCCCTGAGGAGGATGTTATACCCGCCGACGAGTACTTGCGGCCTGGCAGTGTGCTGAGACTGAAAGATCCGTATTTTAAACAGCTGGAGAACGGATGGTATTGTTTGGATGTTCATCATGTCACTGATGTGAAGTGGTTTGAGGAAACAGAAGAAGGCGTTCCCTCCCAGTGGCGGAAAGAGCCATCGGACGAGGGCAGTGAGAGTATTCGGAGGCGAGGAAATGAGGCTGTGGAGAGAAAGGCATCGGCAGAGGCGAGCCGCTT ATATGAATCGGCATTGAAGATTGCCACTACCgtggaagaagaacagaTCGCGTCTCTCAACCTTTCACTTGCCTACCTTCGGTTGGGGCGCCCGGAGCGAGCCCTCGCGAGGGCTTGTGTCAACGACGGTGGTCGCACACCGACGTCTGAGAAAGCACTTTTTCGGCAAGCTCGATCACAATATGAGATGGGCACATTAGAGATGGGCGCATTCGGCAGTTGTGTCAACACATTGCTGAGTCTGCGACGGTTGTGGCCAAGGAATCGAGCCGCAGGAGACCTGCAGCAACGCGCGCTTGCGAGGATACAGGAGGAGCGAACGGGTAATTATTCATTCCTTCAGATGTACGAGCAGGCCAAAATGACACCTCCCTTGATCGACTGTGCTACCTTTTCTACGCTAGTGGAGGTAGACGAGTCGTCTCGCGGGACCTTCACAACTCGTCGAGTTGCAGCGGGAGAACTTCTCCTCTGCGAAAAAGCCTTCGCATATAGCTATGCTGACGGCGACGATGCTTCATCTCAGAAGCAGATATTGATGAATACGAATACGTCGCGAGTGGTTACTGGTGGCCAAGCTCGTCTTCTGGCTGACATTGTGCAGAAACGTCGTCACAATTGGGACCTGACGTGTCAATTTCAAGACTTGGATGCTGGGGCTGATATCTTTTGGGATCACAAGAACAACAGTGGACCTGAAATTGATTC TTTTGTTGTGGAGAGTATCATATCGCGTAATGCCTTCGGCTGCTCAAGAACCAGTCATGATGACTTCCATAGTTCAAACCGGTATGAAGTGTCCTCCGAATACTCGGATGGAGAAGCGAGAAGCTTTTTGAACTGCGGAATCTGGATCCTCGCCTCACACATCGACCACTCCTGCATTGGCAACTGCCAGCGATCTTTTATTGGAGACGTGCAAATCATCCGCGCGACAAAAGACCTCGAGGCAGGTACCGAACTGCTCTTTCCCTACCGCCAGCCGCAATTGCTTGAATCGTACCAAGACGTACGGCGAAGTCTCAGCAAATGGAGCTCCTATTGTACCTGTCAGTTATGCCAGCTGAGAAAGAGTACATCCAGCGAGATGTTGCACAAACGCAGGGCTTTACACGAGGAACTTGTTCAGCTCTCCGGGGATTGGCGAACTGTAGATATTGCTCGAGTCAAGCTGCTTGtcgaggagatgaagaaaacaTACCCGGTGATAGTTGGTAGCCAGATCCGATTGGAGCTCTGGAGCCCATATTACATGCTGAGTTACAACTTCGCTTCGAGAGGGAACCTGCGTGAGTCTTTCGACATGATGATCAACGCGTTCAAAGCTTTGGGATACGACATCATTGCTACTCTGCCTAATACAGAGGGAACACCAGCAACTTTTGAGATCAAACAgtggggtctggtcaacaatTCGGTACCTCAGGCGTTCTTCATGCTAGGTTCCTGCTGTAATGGGCTTTGCCCTGAGCTCTGTACCGTAGTGACCGCATACAGTAAGCTGTCCTATCGTATGTTGGTAGGCGAGGGGGACACTGCACACGATTTCTATCCGAGCTTTGAATAG
- a CDS encoding cyclin-supressing protein kinase (similar to Metarhizium acridum CQMa 102 XP_007806592.1) — protein MTDWKASLSALDRYGIIQTLQDSLPPDKRGNAISIEQDAFQTACTKDQYDEAIKAASQTAKHVPVPHAETGIRIGKYDDCTPVADGVTSEVYRSNNQALKVIVQHNIEPHSPQREASILRELHSLSPPPENIIALTETFRDQEQQFVLVFPYMPMTLADALQSRNLSLQQVRSFFEDILKGLAFIHKNDIIHRDIKPSAILLQSTSGPAFISDFGTAWHPRLSSYTEPRDNKILDIGTGAYRAPEVLFGNKSYGVQVDMWAVGVMLAEAISSPALPPFESRSAHEDGNQLGLILSIFKTMGTPTAGTWPEAATFRVTPFELWAVFPQRSWEDILPNTDETFRDLVGRLVRFESGTRDTADEALTHACFTKL, from the exons ATGACAGACTGGAAGGCCTCACTTTCTGCCCTCGACAGATACGGAATAATACAAACTCT TCAAGACAGTCTGCCACCCGACAAACGTGGCAACGCCATATCCATTGAGCAAGATGCCTTTCAAACCGCCTGCACCAAG GACCAATACGATGAAGCCATAAAGGCAGCCTCCCAAACCGCAAAACACGTACCTGTTCCACACGCAGAGACGGGCATCCGCATTGGAAAATATGATGATTGTACGCCCGTTGCTGATGGAGTCACGTCGGAAGTTTACCGttccaacaaccaagctCTCAAAGTCATCGTTCAGCATAATATCGAGCCTCACAGTCCGCAAAGGGAAGCCTCTATTCTTCGAGAGCTGCACTCGTTAAGTCCACCACCGGAGAATATTATTGCACTGACTGAAACGTTTCGggaccaagaacaacagTTTGTCCTTGTTTTCCCATATATGCCAATGACATTAGCCGACGCGCTTCAGTCTAGGAACTTGTCATTGCAGCAAGTTCGATCCTTTTTTGAAGACATTCTGAAGGGATTGGCCTTCATCCACAAAAATGACATTATCCACCGAGACATCAAGCCCTCGGCAATACTGCTGCAGTCAACGTCGGGACCAGCGTTCATATCCGATTTTGGCACCGCCTGGCACCCTCGACTTTCAAGTTATACTGAACCACGAGATAACAAAATCCTAGACATTGGCACCGGAGCGTACCGCGCTCCAGAAGTTCTATTTGGGAATAAGAGTTACGGTGTGCAGGTGGACATGTGGGCTGTGGGAGTTATGCTCGCAGAAGCTATTTCGTCGCCGGCTTTGCCACCGTTTGAATCACGTTCTGCTCACGAAGACGGGAACCAACTTGGTCTCATTCTGAGTATTTTCAAGACCATGGGCACCCCAACAGCAGGGACGTGGCCGGAAGCAGCAACGTTCAGAGTCACGCCATTTGAGCTGTGGGCGGTATTCCCCCAACGTAGCTGGGAGGATATTTTGCCCAATACGGATGAAACATTTAGGGACTTGGTGGGAAGGTTGGTGCGCTTTGAGTCTGGGACAAGAGACACGGCTGATGAG GCCTTAACTCACGCATGTTTCACAAAACTCTAA
- a CDS encoding ring zinc finger protein (similar to Neosartorya fischeri NRRL 181 XP_001264364.1) — translation MKPAQRGFGSSLGGGGFGPSSGSSLSYLAEPPSFAAVSDPNVVVSLKNVLKKDSTTKAKGLEDLIQHAQAHPFDKDGGVEEAIIDIWEQLYARASIDSSRRVRELSHLLQLELLRSTRKRMERHMPKIVGPWLAGLYDRDRVVAKAANDGLASFLTTPEKRSAFWVKCQSQILDFAIEAIRETQDTLNDERSTTPEDAQAKYFRVVTLSLSLVLGLLQNVDNAGMQRFTDKYDEYFEEDTVWKSITFNDAAVRRAVCQLLFACLDRQLPYGTTTKARQAFVTGGLKTNQAGSALEYVRVLTKLTQQDSSFWVSSPTDKTSPIIRLQSFISKGSQGSAPKFWEVLDQLISVIPVAALGLETSSKLLASVKAGIMNREEPRTNTSYSWKCFADVAKRSITQLPDDAKLSFAKDHLFPLFEQFLFSTTDSSAIPTGPNAMTVFVDLHLAMIQSSASVVEASAQEWEQLGTLLCTNISGSLPEVSKEYKASQTSIGEQGRRWFGLVGEIFTKLHGAKSNLADQTTNPSNKVISQCFSLLESRNMKPFGAAQIIEYALSTSQHLFSDNSGQRLASFLLKVADDSFDKMVESASARHLLSGLGLFGSIEGQSQRHDDIWRAWVDEALKPSLPQRTRNAALIGLISQANGSSLAKDNSTLQNTLCAQAIDALTEESDGWDLIDAASVHQAMNDETGRRLTVELVNRLSNPETNPEQVLKMLEIVAKSKPALLSEEPVHTELVSQLLALSEINSSEISPKVVAIRSLLDNQNQGKLPVVDIIQSNLERAGPQCLSIHTLVSQAKDAVGSNIASWESILPSTNIWMGQFANLLDAPLNPSLSITSSIGGAISLPDSADPDRTTWPLPRDRDGRSVPARMAVYTCELIKNNLDDLHLPPQFQIELLYLQGLAIQLASDQITTMSGHGLWLSLDDAAVLNEAVDLVSSSRHIIQDIVNKANEWQSAQETGNSPSSIIRGLIDLSMKESREISPRGVYSARFLSELIQALVDAHGMTSSIEEQFLTLENLKAKPETALLAAGLLSGLGDAAQSSKPVSNFCNRLVSDVAGNALGNDKTEMTLALLGILGQIYETGELPVANNRIVFAAKQVTSWLEEPAELSPGLSATICRALNVLLPCMKDVYGSYWENTLQFCARLWDQAAASTPNECLPFVHASLKLVKTLEGISEPNDDLDDALREFAPAKSSGLIELLRLDWITKSQPLEIVGELLCREVEKIPVNRIPEPEELFGLVASETRNIQTAAFNLLHRKIPAEQQQRSVDVLLDKTDVSLPDELLSLFLDPPTLEKFSDEALALFPSSIRGYLLSWKLVFDAYSSSSFKIRNDFTEDLKAEELVDPLLDFMFDVLGHSAAHPLNLEKANIRAQQIRDYDIKVADVDSGEQSLHWLLVHLYYLTLKFVPGLVRAWYINCRSKQTRIAVESWTTKYLSPLIIAETLDGVQTWADQQEAPTADEQELQIKVAKLAKEITAAYEVEDDTYASILITVPASYPIESVTVSSVSRVVVNERKWQSWIMTTQGVITFSNGSIVDGLQVFKRNIIGALKGQNECAICYSVISADKRMPDKKCSTCKNLFHKSCLYKWMRTSNGNTCPLCRCPIDYLGIEKKKKRRPS, via the exons atgaagCCAGCACAGCGGGGCTTTGGCTCATCCCTTGGCGGGGGTGGCTTCGGTCCTTCGTCTGGTAGCTCACTATCATATCTGGCTGAACCGCCGTCTTTTGCAGCTGTGTCGGATCCCAATGTTGTTGTATCGTTGAAAAACGTACTGAAAAAGGACAGTACTACGAAAGCGAAGGGTCTGGAGGATCTGATCCAACATGCGCAAGCCCATCCATTTGACAAGGATGGTGGGGTTGAAGAGGCTATCATCGATATATGG GAACAACTCTACGCTCGCGCTTCCATAGACAGCTCTAGACGCGTACGAGAACTGTCGCACTTGTTGCAGTTGGAACTTTTACGCTCCACTCGTAAGCGCATGGAACGCCATATGCCCAAGATCGTTGGCCCGTGGCTCGCAGGTCTGTACGATCGTGATCGAGTTGTCGCAAAGGCTGCAAACGACGGACTTGCATCCTTCCTAACCACTCCAGAGAAGCGATCGGCCTTTTGGGTTAAGTGCCAGTCACAAATCTTGGATTTTGCCATCGAAGCCATTCGGGAAACCCAGGACACGCTCAATGACGAGCGATCTACAACACCCGAGGATGCCCAGGCCAAGTACTTTCGGGTTGTGACATTGAGTTTGTCGTTGGTTCTGGGATTGCTTCAGAATGTCGACAATGCGGGAATGCAAAGGTTCACAGACAAATACGATGAGTACTTTGAAGAAGATACAGTTTGGAAAAGTATTACCTTCAACGATGCGGCAGTCAGGAGAGCTGTATGCCAACTGCTTTTCGCATGTCTGGATCGTCAACTTCCATATGGCACCACAACCAAGGCGAGGCAAGCATTCGTCACTGGTGGGCTAAAGACAAACCAAGCAGGATCAGCGCTCGAATATGTAAGGGTGTTGACTAAACTGACGCAACAAGATTCCTCATTTTGGGTATCGAGCCCAACGGACAAAACATCACCTATCATAAGACTACAGTCCTTTATTTCCAAGGGCTCTCAGGGAAGCGCGCCAAAGTTCTGGGAAGTTCTTGACCAACTTATTAGCGTTATCCCTGTTGCCGCTCTTGGACTGGAGACGTCGTCGAAACTTCTTGCTTCGGTCAAGGCTGGAATTATGAATCGTGAAGAGCCAAGAACGAATACCTCGTACTCATGGAAGTGCTTCGCAGACGTCGCCAAGAGGTCCATCACACAACTACctgatgatgccaaactcTCTTTTGCAAAGGATCATCTGTTTCCGCTCTTCGAGCAGTTTCTATTCTCCACCACCGACAGTAGCGCCATCCCAACTGGCCCTAATGCCATGACAGTCTTCGTGGACTTacacttggccatgattcAGTCCTCGGCCAGTGTCGTTGAAGCCTCGGCTCAAGAATGGGAACAATTGGGCACTTTGTTATGCACCAACATCTCAGGCTCGCTACCAGAGGTTTCCAAAGAATACAAGGCTTCTCAAACTAGTATCGGAGAGCAAGGAAGACGGTGGTTTGGCCTGGTTGGCGAAATATTCACCAAACTGCACGGGGCCAAGTCGAACTTAGCCGACCAAACTACTAACCCTTCGAACAAGGTGATTTCTCAGTGCTTCTCCTTACTAGAAAGCCGAAATATGAAACCGTTTGGAGCAGCCCAAATCATAGAGTATGCTCTGAGCACATCGCAACATTTATTTTCTGATAACAGCGGCCAGCGTCTGGCGTCATTCCTGCTCAAGGTAGCAGATGATAGCTTCGACAAAATGGTCGAATCGGCTTCGGCGCGACATCTGTTGTCTGGCCTTGGGCTCTTTGGCTCAATAGAAGGCCAGTCGCAAAGACACGACGACATTTGGCGAGCCTGGGTCGACGAAGCTTTGAAGCCAAGTCTTCCCCAACGCACTAGGAATGCTGCTCTCATAGGCTTGATCTCTCAAGCAAACGGCTCGTCCCTAGCCAAAGACAACTCTACGCTTCAGAACACTCTTTGTGCTCAAGCAATTGACGCATTGACCGAAGAGTCTGATGGCTGGGATTTGATCGATGCAGCATCTGTCCATCAAGCGATGAATGACGAGACTGGTAGAAGGCTGACTGTTGAACTGGTGAATCGATTGTCGAATCCAGAAACCAATCCGGAACAGGTGCTCAAAATGCTCGAAATTGTTGCGAAGTCCAAGCCTGCACTCTTATCCGAAGAACCGGTTCATACTGAGCTCGTTTCCCAACTTCTCGCCTTGTCAGAGATCAACAGCTCTGAGATATCACCAAAAGTCGTGGCGATTCGTTCACTTCTTGACAACCAAAATCAAGGCAAGCTACCGGTCGTGGACATTATTCAGTCCAATCTTGAAAGAGCAGGGCCTCAGTGCTTGAG TATTCACACACTCGTGTCACAGGCAAAGGACGCAGTGGGAAGCAATATCGCTTCCTGGGAAAGCATATTGCCGAGCACCAATATTTGGATGGGCCAATTTGCAAACCTGTTGGATGCTCCTCTTAACCCGTCTCTGTCCATTACAAGCAGCATTGGTGGAGCAATTTCTTTGCCTGATTCAGCTGACCCAGACAGAACCACCTGGCCGTTGCCTCGCGATCGTGATGGCAGATCTGTTCCTGCAAGAATGGCCGTCTACACCTGTGAACTGATCAAGAATAATTTGGACGATCTTCACCTACCTCCTCAGTTTCAGATTGAGCTTTTGTATCTACAAGGTCTTGCGATTCAATTAGCTTCTGATCAAATCACTACGATGAGCGGCCATGGGCTATGGTTGTCCCTTGATGACGCCGCCGTCCTCAATGAAGCAGTTGACTTGGTTTCGTCATCGCGACATATCATTCAAGATATTGTTAACAAGGCGAACGAATGGCAATCAGCTCAGGAGACGGGTAATAGCCCTTCTTCCATTATTAGAGGACTCATTGACCTCTCAATGAAGGAATCTCGAGAGATTTCTCCCCGAGGCGTCTACAGTGCAAGGTTTTTGAGTGAGCTCATCCAGGCACTCGTTGATGCTCATGGAATGACCAGCTCCATCGAAGAACAGTTCCTCACGCTTGAAAATCTTAAAGCAAAACCAGAAACTGCTTTACTAGCCGCAGGGCTCCTTAGCGGACTCGGGGATGCCGCACAATCCTCCAAGCCTGTGAGCAacttttgcaacaggctGGTGAGTGACGTCGCAGGAAATGCGCTAGGCAACGACAAGACCGAAATGACTTTGGCACTCCTGGGGATTCTTGGCCAAATATACGAGACTGGGGAGCTCCCAGTTGCGAATAATCGAATCGTGTTTGCGGCAAAACAGGTGACGTCGTGGCTAGAGGAACCTGCCGAACTCAGTCCCGGTCTGAGTGCCACCATTTGCCGTGCACTCAATGTACTTTTACCCTGCATGAAGGACGTTTATGGATCGTACTGGGAGAACACTCTTCAGTTTTGCGCCAGACTTTGGGACCAGGCTGCAGCTTCTACTCCCAACGAATGTCTGCCGTTCGTCCATGCTTCACTCAAATTGGTGAAGACTCTGGAGGGCATATCAGAGCCAAATGATGATCTTGACGATGCGCTCCGAGAATTTGCCCCTGCAAAATCTTCCGGCCTAATTGAGCTACTCAGACTCGATTGGATTACCAAGTCACAGCCACTGGAGATTGTCGGTGAATTGCTCTGCAGAGAAGTGGAAAAGATCCCGGTCAACAGAATCCCAGAGCCAGAAGAGCTTTTTGGACTTGTTGCCTCTGAAACCAGAAACATCCAGACAGCAGCATTCAATCTCTTGCATAGGAAGATCCCTgccgagcagcagcaaaggtCTGTTGATGTGCTTTTGGATAAGACTG ATGTCAGCTTACCTGATGAACTACTCTCCTTATTCCTCGATCCACCAACCTTGGAGAAGTTCTCAGACGAAGCCCTGGCACTGTTTCCTTCATCGATTCGCGGATACCTCCTATCATGGAAGTTGGTTTTTGACGCATattcctcgtcttcgttcAAGATTCGCAACGACTTCACGGAGGACTTGAAAGCTGAAGAGTTGGTCGATCCTCTACTGGACTTCATGTTTGATGTCCTCGGTCACAGCGCAGCTCATCCACTCAATCTTGAAAAGGCAAATATCAGGGCTCAGCAGATTCGGGATTACGACATCAAAGTGGCGGATGTGGACTCTGGAGAACAAAGCTTGCACTGGCTACTTGTACATCTGTACTACCTCACTCTCAAATTCGTTCCTGGTCTCGTCAGAGCGTGGTACATCAACTGTCGGTCCAAGCAGACCAGAATCGCTGTAGAATCCTGGACCACAAAATACTTGTCACCCCTCATCATTGCCGAGACCTTGGACGGAGTACAAACCTGGGCTGACCAACAGGAAGCACCAACCGCTGATGAGCAGGAGCTTCAGATCAaggtggccaagttggccaaggaaATCACAGCAGCGTACGAGGTGGAAGACGACACTTACGCATCAATTCTTATCACAGTGCCAGCCAGTTATCCCATTGAAAGCGTGACCGTTTCAAGCGTCAGCCGCGTGGTGGTTAACGAACGCAAGTGGCAGAGTTGGATCATGACTACCCAAGGAGTAATCACATTCTCCAACGGGAGCATTGTCGACGGCTTACAGGTGTTTAAGCGCAACATCATCGGCGCCCTCAAGGGTCAGAATGAATGTGCCATATGCTACAGTGTCATCTCGGCGGATAAGCGTATGCCGGACAAGAAATGCAGCACTTGCAAAAATCTCTTCCACAAATCCTGCTTATACAAGTGGATGCGGACTAGTAACGGAAACACTTGCCCGTTGTGCAGATGTCCTATTGACTATCTCGGcattgaaaagaagaagaagagacggCCCAGTTAG